A window from Melopsittacus undulatus isolate bMelUnd1 chromosome Z, bMelUnd1.mat.Z, whole genome shotgun sequence encodes these proteins:
- the TOPORS gene encoding E3 ubiquitin-protein ligase Topors isoform X1: MPESFRPLSESSRRRGSPPGEERREPAGARRYRICHRLKRASAPTGSEGTAANMTSADKKFSGDSNVSPKASTSKLPTDASPDSKCPICLDRFDNVSYLDRCFHRFCFRCVQEWSKNKAECPLCKQPFFSIFHTIRADDDFKEYILSPLENGSFASPDGQRFRYRTTLTGDCRTGRLPSQRMLSPPDNSLFSAVSFGEPTQHRDGEMQQISRPASSRQPSADNITNQWMAMQDMINYRRALYRAGVRIRSIQDGGRYRDISAEFFRRNPACLHRLVPWLKRELTVLFGTHRSFVSVIQRIIMSNVTKYDLESQAFADVVRPFFLHRTEHFLHEFISFARCPFDLEAYDRHANYDCPSPSYDEESRSDLSVITISSDTAYSQGPDNSLSVTGLSQAPWDDETPGPSYSISEEVPATLEMSESSDEDSATKSQRTNLQTQLQANADSNNSDSSSDDCVIVRYVKPLAERTPEVVELSSDSEEPIREEKNEDVTKQQPVHCRSWSDSEPSRSLSPHSTTYKENVASLRSCLSPAVEKTETKDDEKYKHKVKDPTSQVLSWSPPPESDTVCSPWNHRFSRKGKSRSPQSCLQSSRGSHGHRSRREHHSKSQTKRKRSRSRDSSKRRRKRSTRRSRAHESKVSLESQRGSFSHESTPCREVSRSRSRSKGHGKRRSRSRDSDRYYVKDSYQSRHQCGYAFCSRKVFGDGYESSSRRKTQSNDTYSRQSPSPEYRIRSFIERADTHSQRGFRERHYYCYERCRSRSRSSNRSRTPPRGTERMKSEKPGGKRKYKTRHLENTFTESTNLERESDPEKTVSKFSDCYKNEYSFSDSRVGSNIKHKKKKKKMRSPSVEIVYEGKATDATRQLKKKKKKHKKKHRKCHTSNSTHSSPPVITIDSDSRELQIDGSCSSITWTGTTQISEKGNDSPSSVLGRRESEDVYRVVKETEEVAKKFSIPTRRGNLDSDIRNAEVELQETRADQNLTMPETSSSTPHTEILTSYIQEAPAAPSSQLPSPRISFLESPERQPLMLRVLKGFVNRSSWFNFTEEKL; this comes from the exons ATGCCAGAATCGTTCCGCCCTTTGTCCGAGAGCAGCCGCCGCCGTGGCTCCCCGCCGGGAGAGGAGCGGAGGGAGCCTGCCGGCGCCAGACGTTACCGGATATGCCACAGGCTTAAGAGGGCCTCAGCCCCTACGGGGAGCGAGGGCACGGCAGCA AACATGACTTCAGCAGATAAGAAGTTTTCAGGAGACAGCAATGTTTCACCAAAAGCCAGCACAAGCAAGCTGCCAACAGATGCTTCTCCTGACTCTAAATGCCCTATCTGCTTGGATAGATTTGACAACGTTTCATACCTGGATCGCTGTTTCCATAGGTTCTGTTTCCGCTGTGTCCAGGAGTGgtcaaaaaacaaagcagaatgcCCCCTCTGCAAGCAGcccttcttttctattttccatACAATTCGTGCAGACGATGACTTCAAGGAGTACATACTCAGCCCTCTAGAAAATGGCTCTTTTGCCAGCCCTGATGGCCAGAGGTTTCGTTACCGTACTACCTTAACGGGGGATTGTCGCACTGGCCGTTTGCCTTCCCAAAGGATGCTGTCTCCTCCAGATAAttcactgttttctgcagtaTCCTTTGGTGAACCAAcgcagcacagggatggagagaTGCAGCAGATAAGTAGGCCAGCCTCAAGCAGGCAGCCTAGTGCAGACAACATAACTAATCAGTGGATGGCGATGCAGGACATGATCAACTACCGCAGAGCTCTGTACCGTGCTGGTGTGCGTATTCGTAGCATTCAGGATGGTGGCCGCTACAGAGATATTTCAGCAGAGTTTTTCCGCCGTAACCCTGCATGCCTTCACAGATTGGTCCCTTGGTTGAAGAGAGAACTTACAGTCCTGTTTGGTACCCATAGATCTTTTGTTAGTGTTATACAGCGCATTATTATGAGCAATGTGACTAAGTATGATCTGGAAAGTCAGGCCTTTGCTGATGTGGTAAGGCCATTTTTTTTGCATCGGACTGAACATTTCTTACATGAATTCATCAGTTTTGCCCGTTGTCCTTTTGACTTAGAAGCATATGATCGACACGCCAATTATGATTGTCCTTCACCATCGTATGATGAAGAAAGCCGCTCAGACTTGTCAGTTATTACAATATCTTCAGATACAGCTTATTCTCAAGGCCCAGATAACAGTTTGTCTGTGACTGGTCTCAGCCAGGCTCCCTGGGATGATGAAACTCCCGGGCCTTCCTATTCCATTTCAGAAGAGGTTCCTGCAACTCTGGAGATGTCAGAAAGTTCTGATGAAGACTCTGCTACAAAGAGTCAAAGAACCAATTTGCAGACACAATTACAGGCTAATGCTGACTCCAACAACAGTGATTCTTCCTCGGACGATTGTGTTATTGTTCGGTATGTTAAGCCACTAGCTGAGAGGACACCAGAAGTTGTTGAGCTGTCCTCAGACTCCGAGGAACCCatcagggaagagaaaaacgAAGATGTGACGAAACAGCAGCCAGTCCACTGTCGCAGCTGGAGTGATAGTGAACCAAGCAGGAGTTTATCGCCACATTCCACCACATACAAGGAGAATGTTGCTAGCCTTAGAAGCTGCTTATCTCCTGCAGTTGAGAAGACAGAGACAAAAGATGATGAGAAGTACAAACATAAGGTAAAAGATCCAACTTCACAGGTCTTAAGCTGGAGCCCCCCTCCAGAGAGTGACACAGTGTGCTCCCCTTGGAATCACAGATTCTCTAGAAAAGGAAAGTCCAGAAGCCCGCAATCCTGTTTACAGAGCAGTCGTGGCAGTCATGGGCATCGGTCTAGGAGGGAGCATCATAGCAAAAGCCAAACTAAAAGGAAACGATCAAGAAGCAGAGATAGTAGCAAAcgcagaagaaaaagaagcaccAGGAGGTCAAGAGCCCATGAAAGCAAAGTTTCTCTAGAAAGCCAAAGAGGCTCTTTTAGTCATGAGAGCACTCCATGCAGAGAAGTAAGCAGATCACGATCACGTAGCAAAGGCCATGGCAAGAGGAGATCAAGAAGTAGAGACAGTGATCGTTACTATGTAAAAGACAGTTATCAAAGTAGACACCAGTGCGGATATGCTTTCTGTAGTCGAAAGGTGTTTGGAGATGGCTATGAATCCTCcagcaggaggaagactcaATCTAATGATACCTACTCAAGGCAGTCTCCTAGTCCAGAATATAGGATTCGATCATTTATTGAAAGGGCAGATACACACAGCCAGAGGGGATTTCGTGAGAGACACTATTACTGTTATGAAAGGTGCAGGTCAAGGAGTCGATCAAGCAACAGGTCAAGGACTCCTCCGAGGGGAACTGAGagaatgaaaagtgaaaaaCCTGGTGGAAAAAGGAAGTACAAAACTCGCCACCTGGAGAATACATTTACTGAGAGCACAAATCTAGAAAGAGAAAGTGACCCCGAGAAGACAGTCTCAAAATTCAGCGACTGCTACAAAAATGAATACAGCTTTTCAGACAGTCGAGTAGGCAGCAAcataaaacataagaaaaagaaaaagaagatgagaAGTCCAAGTGTGGAGATTGTCTATGAAGGAAAAGCAACAGATGCCACAAGgcaacttaaaaagaaaaagaaaaagcataaaaagaaacacCGGAAATGTCATACGAGTAACTCAACACACTCTTCTCCACCAGTGATTACAATTGATAGTGATAGCAGGGAGCTACAAATTGATGGAAGTTGCAGTAGTATTACTTGGACTGGCACCACTCAGATAAGTGAGAAGGGAAATGATTCTCCATCTTCTGTTCTGGGAAGGAGAGAATCTGAAGATGTTTACAGAGTTGTCAAGGAAACTGAAGAAGTAGCCAAAAAGTTCAGTATTCCTACCAGAAGGGGAAACTTAGATAGTGACATTAGAAATGCTGAAGTTGAACTTCAAGAAACAAGAGCTGATCAGAATCTTACCATGCCAGAGACCAGCAGTAGTACCCCTCACACAGAAATTCTAACCAGCTACATTCAAGAAGCACCAGCAGCGCCTTCCAGTCAACTGCCTTCACCCAGGATTTCCTTCCTAGAGAGTCCTGAGAGACAGCCATTAATGCTAAGAGTGCTAAAAGGATTTGTCAACAGATCATCTTGGTttaatttcacagaagaaaaactgtag
- the TOPORS gene encoding E3 ubiquitin-protein ligase Topors isoform X2 gives MTSADKKFSGDSNVSPKASTSKLPTDASPDSKCPICLDRFDNVSYLDRCFHRFCFRCVQEWSKNKAECPLCKQPFFSIFHTIRADDDFKEYILSPLENGSFASPDGQRFRYRTTLTGDCRTGRLPSQRMLSPPDNSLFSAVSFGEPTQHRDGEMQQISRPASSRQPSADNITNQWMAMQDMINYRRALYRAGVRIRSIQDGGRYRDISAEFFRRNPACLHRLVPWLKRELTVLFGTHRSFVSVIQRIIMSNVTKYDLESQAFADVVRPFFLHRTEHFLHEFISFARCPFDLEAYDRHANYDCPSPSYDEESRSDLSVITISSDTAYSQGPDNSLSVTGLSQAPWDDETPGPSYSISEEVPATLEMSESSDEDSATKSQRTNLQTQLQANADSNNSDSSSDDCVIVRYVKPLAERTPEVVELSSDSEEPIREEKNEDVTKQQPVHCRSWSDSEPSRSLSPHSTTYKENVASLRSCLSPAVEKTETKDDEKYKHKVKDPTSQVLSWSPPPESDTVCSPWNHRFSRKGKSRSPQSCLQSSRGSHGHRSRREHHSKSQTKRKRSRSRDSSKRRRKRSTRRSRAHESKVSLESQRGSFSHESTPCREVSRSRSRSKGHGKRRSRSRDSDRYYVKDSYQSRHQCGYAFCSRKVFGDGYESSSRRKTQSNDTYSRQSPSPEYRIRSFIERADTHSQRGFRERHYYCYERCRSRSRSSNRSRTPPRGTERMKSEKPGGKRKYKTRHLENTFTESTNLERESDPEKTVSKFSDCYKNEYSFSDSRVGSNIKHKKKKKKMRSPSVEIVYEGKATDATRQLKKKKKKHKKKHRKCHTSNSTHSSPPVITIDSDSRELQIDGSCSSITWTGTTQISEKGNDSPSSVLGRRESEDVYRVVKETEEVAKKFSIPTRRGNLDSDIRNAEVELQETRADQNLTMPETSSSTPHTEILTSYIQEAPAAPSSQLPSPRISFLESPERQPLMLRVLKGFVNRSSWFNFTEEKL, from the coding sequence ATGACTTCAGCAGATAAGAAGTTTTCAGGAGACAGCAATGTTTCACCAAAAGCCAGCACAAGCAAGCTGCCAACAGATGCTTCTCCTGACTCTAAATGCCCTATCTGCTTGGATAGATTTGACAACGTTTCATACCTGGATCGCTGTTTCCATAGGTTCTGTTTCCGCTGTGTCCAGGAGTGgtcaaaaaacaaagcagaatgcCCCCTCTGCAAGCAGcccttcttttctattttccatACAATTCGTGCAGACGATGACTTCAAGGAGTACATACTCAGCCCTCTAGAAAATGGCTCTTTTGCCAGCCCTGATGGCCAGAGGTTTCGTTACCGTACTACCTTAACGGGGGATTGTCGCACTGGCCGTTTGCCTTCCCAAAGGATGCTGTCTCCTCCAGATAAttcactgttttctgcagtaTCCTTTGGTGAACCAAcgcagcacagggatggagagaTGCAGCAGATAAGTAGGCCAGCCTCAAGCAGGCAGCCTAGTGCAGACAACATAACTAATCAGTGGATGGCGATGCAGGACATGATCAACTACCGCAGAGCTCTGTACCGTGCTGGTGTGCGTATTCGTAGCATTCAGGATGGTGGCCGCTACAGAGATATTTCAGCAGAGTTTTTCCGCCGTAACCCTGCATGCCTTCACAGATTGGTCCCTTGGTTGAAGAGAGAACTTACAGTCCTGTTTGGTACCCATAGATCTTTTGTTAGTGTTATACAGCGCATTATTATGAGCAATGTGACTAAGTATGATCTGGAAAGTCAGGCCTTTGCTGATGTGGTAAGGCCATTTTTTTTGCATCGGACTGAACATTTCTTACATGAATTCATCAGTTTTGCCCGTTGTCCTTTTGACTTAGAAGCATATGATCGACACGCCAATTATGATTGTCCTTCACCATCGTATGATGAAGAAAGCCGCTCAGACTTGTCAGTTATTACAATATCTTCAGATACAGCTTATTCTCAAGGCCCAGATAACAGTTTGTCTGTGACTGGTCTCAGCCAGGCTCCCTGGGATGATGAAACTCCCGGGCCTTCCTATTCCATTTCAGAAGAGGTTCCTGCAACTCTGGAGATGTCAGAAAGTTCTGATGAAGACTCTGCTACAAAGAGTCAAAGAACCAATTTGCAGACACAATTACAGGCTAATGCTGACTCCAACAACAGTGATTCTTCCTCGGACGATTGTGTTATTGTTCGGTATGTTAAGCCACTAGCTGAGAGGACACCAGAAGTTGTTGAGCTGTCCTCAGACTCCGAGGAACCCatcagggaagagaaaaacgAAGATGTGACGAAACAGCAGCCAGTCCACTGTCGCAGCTGGAGTGATAGTGAACCAAGCAGGAGTTTATCGCCACATTCCACCACATACAAGGAGAATGTTGCTAGCCTTAGAAGCTGCTTATCTCCTGCAGTTGAGAAGACAGAGACAAAAGATGATGAGAAGTACAAACATAAGGTAAAAGATCCAACTTCACAGGTCTTAAGCTGGAGCCCCCCTCCAGAGAGTGACACAGTGTGCTCCCCTTGGAATCACAGATTCTCTAGAAAAGGAAAGTCCAGAAGCCCGCAATCCTGTTTACAGAGCAGTCGTGGCAGTCATGGGCATCGGTCTAGGAGGGAGCATCATAGCAAAAGCCAAACTAAAAGGAAACGATCAAGAAGCAGAGATAGTAGCAAAcgcagaagaaaaagaagcaccAGGAGGTCAAGAGCCCATGAAAGCAAAGTTTCTCTAGAAAGCCAAAGAGGCTCTTTTAGTCATGAGAGCACTCCATGCAGAGAAGTAAGCAGATCACGATCACGTAGCAAAGGCCATGGCAAGAGGAGATCAAGAAGTAGAGACAGTGATCGTTACTATGTAAAAGACAGTTATCAAAGTAGACACCAGTGCGGATATGCTTTCTGTAGTCGAAAGGTGTTTGGAGATGGCTATGAATCCTCcagcaggaggaagactcaATCTAATGATACCTACTCAAGGCAGTCTCCTAGTCCAGAATATAGGATTCGATCATTTATTGAAAGGGCAGATACACACAGCCAGAGGGGATTTCGTGAGAGACACTATTACTGTTATGAAAGGTGCAGGTCAAGGAGTCGATCAAGCAACAGGTCAAGGACTCCTCCGAGGGGAACTGAGagaatgaaaagtgaaaaaCCTGGTGGAAAAAGGAAGTACAAAACTCGCCACCTGGAGAATACATTTACTGAGAGCACAAATCTAGAAAGAGAAAGTGACCCCGAGAAGACAGTCTCAAAATTCAGCGACTGCTACAAAAATGAATACAGCTTTTCAGACAGTCGAGTAGGCAGCAAcataaaacataagaaaaagaaaaagaagatgagaAGTCCAAGTGTGGAGATTGTCTATGAAGGAAAAGCAACAGATGCCACAAGgcaacttaaaaagaaaaagaaaaagcataaaaagaaacacCGGAAATGTCATACGAGTAACTCAACACACTCTTCTCCACCAGTGATTACAATTGATAGTGATAGCAGGGAGCTACAAATTGATGGAAGTTGCAGTAGTATTACTTGGACTGGCACCACTCAGATAAGTGAGAAGGGAAATGATTCTCCATCTTCTGTTCTGGGAAGGAGAGAATCTGAAGATGTTTACAGAGTTGTCAAGGAAACTGAAGAAGTAGCCAAAAAGTTCAGTATTCCTACCAGAAGGGGAAACTTAGATAGTGACATTAGAAATGCTGAAGTTGAACTTCAAGAAACAAGAGCTGATCAGAATCTTACCATGCCAGAGACCAGCAGTAGTACCCCTCACACAGAAATTCTAACCAGCTACATTCAAGAAGCACCAGCAGCGCCTTCCAGTCAACTGCCTTCACCCAGGATTTCCTTCCTAGAGAGTCCTGAGAGACAGCCATTAATGCTAAGAGTGCTAAAAGGATTTGTCAACAGATCATCTTGGTttaatttcacagaagaaaaactgtag